A window of Hevea brasiliensis isolate MT/VB/25A 57/8 chromosome 14, ASM3005281v1, whole genome shotgun sequence contains these coding sequences:
- the LOC131173028 gene encoding receptor-like protein 9DC3 — MASLLWLAHVLCFLLFHLHFQASSLSFSFNSSSAAMLCQHDQSLALLQFKKTFSITSNASSWDFPHPKPYPKTESWKEGTDCCWWDGVTCDIETGNVIGLNLSSSLLYGTIHSNNTLFFLPHLRKLDLSNNDFNRSQIVPQFGQFFNLSYLNLNYSVFEGRIPLEISYLSGLVSLDLSRNNYLILEATTFNELVHNLSQLRELDLSEVNMSLVAPSSLMNLSFSLTSLNLHSCSLEGKFPDISHLSVLVSLDLSGNYDLIQESTYFKKLVQNLTQLQELDLSGVNMSLVALSSLMNLSSSLTSLKLSECQLQGKFPDISHLSVLVSLDLSDNYDLIQESTYFKKLVQNLTQLQELDLSGVNMSLVALSSLMNLSSSLTSLKLRRSQLHGKFPDISHLSKLVSLVLSHNNFNGEIPSSFGNLKQLDTLSLRNSSLGGQIPSSLGSLKELFILDLSYNNFNDEIPSSFENLKQLEEMYLSNNNLTYLDLSNNLLHGPIPSSIFKLVKLSVVILSSNKLIGEVSSAVCELNSLQILDLSNNSLNGFMPQCLGNFSNNLSVLHLGMNKFHGTILESFSIGNNLRYLNFNGNQLQGKIPPSICNCINLEILDIGNNNIDDTFPHFLATLSKLQILILKSNKFHGLVKGTSTNYSFSKLRIFDLSNNTFNGPLPAEYFNNFKAMMIFDLNMKYMGAPNYSSYDYSVSLTLKGLEIELVKIQTLLTSIDLSGNKFTGEIPQSIGKLKSLKLLNLSHNQLTGNIQPSLGNLSNLESLDLSSNLLVGRIPMQLTYLTFLEVFRVSNNQLEGPIPEGKQFNTFDSISYEGNLGLCGFPLEKCDNGERQQPAASKEIDSKSKIGFGWKVVSAGYGCGVIFGIAMGYVVFKTRKPAWVVRMVEGEGHRKLKRFSN; from the exons ATGGCTAGTCTACTGTGGCTTGCTCACGTTCTCTGCTTCCTTTTGTTTCACTTGCATTTTCAAGCTTCTTCTctatctttttcttttaattcctcCTCTGCTGCCATGCTGTGCCAGCATGACCAGAGTCTTGCCTTGCTCCAATTCAAGAAAACCTTTTCCATCACAAGTAATGCCTCTTCCTGGGATTTCCCTCACCCCAAGCCTTATCCAAAGACAGAGTCTTGGAAAGAGGGCACGGATTGCTGCTGGTGGGATGGGGTCACTTGCGACATAGAAACGGGTAATGTAATTGGCCTTAACCTTTCTTCTAGCTTGCTCTATGGTACCATCCATTCTAATAATACTCTTTTCTTCCTTCCTCATCTCCGAAAGCTTGACCTCTCTAACAATGATTTCAACCGCTCTCAAATTGTACCTCAGTTTGGCCAGTTTTTTAATTTATCATATCTTAACCTAAACTACTCTGTTTTTGAGGGCCGAATTCCACTAGAAATTTCTTATCTGTCTGGTTTGGTTTCGCTTGATCTTTCTAGGAACAATTATTTAATACTTGAAGCCACTACTTTTAATGAGCTTGTTCATAACTTATCCCAGTTACGGGAATTAGACTTGAGTGAAGTAAACATGTCTTTGGTTGCACCTAGTTCCTTGATGAATTTGTCTTTTTCTTTGACATCTCTCAATCTCCATTCTTGTTCATTGGAAGGCAAATTCCCAGATATCAGTCATCTATCTGTACTGGTTTCACTTGATCTTTCTGGTAACTATGATTTGATACAAGAAAGCACTTATTTTAAAAAGCTTGTTCAAAACCTAACCCAGTTacaagaattggacttgagtggtGTAAACATGTCTTTGGTCGCACTTAGTTCCTTGATGAATTTGTCTTCTTCTTTGACATCTCTCAAACTCAGCGAATGCCAATTGCAAGGGAAATTCCCAGATATCAGTCATCTATCTGTACTGGTTTCACTTGATCTTTCTGATAACTATGATTTGATACAAGAAAGCACTTATTTTAAAAAGCTTGTTCAAAACCTAACCCAGTTacaagaattggacttgagtggtGTAAACATGTCTTTGGTTGCACTTAGTTCCTTGATGAATTTGTCTTCTTCTTTGACGTCTCTTAAACTAAGGAGAAGCCAATTGCATGGGAAATTCCCAGATATCAGTCATCTATCCAAATTGGTTTCATTGGTCCTCTCCCACAACAATTTTAATGGTGAGATTCCCTCCTCATTTGGAAACCTTAAACAGCTTGATACTTTGAGCCTCCGCAACAGCAGTCTCGGTGGTCAAATTCCATCCTCACTTGGAAGCCTTAAGGAACTCTTTATATTGGACCTctcctataacaattttaatgatGAGATTCCCTCCTCATTTGAAAACCTTAAACAACTTGAAGAAATGTACCTCAGCAACAACAATCTCA CATACCTCGATTTATCCAACAACTTGTTACATGGCCCAATTCCAAGTTCAATTTTCAAACTTGTGAAGTTGAGTGTTGTCATTCTTTCATCCAACAAATTGATAGGAGAAGTCTCTTCTGCAGTTTGCGAGTTAAATTCTCTTCAAATTCTTGACCTGTCAAACAATAGTTTGAACGGCTTCATGCCACAATGTTTGGGAAATTTCAGCAACAATCTTTCAGTATTGCACTTGGGCATGAACAAATTCCATGGAACCATCCTTGAATCGTTTTCAATAGGCAACAACTTGAGATATTTGAACTTCAATGGTAACCAATTGCAAGGGAAAATTCCACCTTCCATCTGCAATTgtataaatttggaaattttagataTTGGAAACAATAATATAGATGACACATTCCCCCATTTTCTGGCAACACTTTCGAAGCTACAAATTCTAATtctaaaatccaataaatttcatgGTTTGGTGAAAGGGACCTCTACCAATTATTCATTCTCAAAGCTACGAATTTTTGACCTCTCCAACAACACGTTTAACGGACCTTTACCTGCAgagtatttcaataatttcaaggCAATGATGATCTTTGATTTGAATATGAAATACATGGGAGCACCAAATTATTCTTCATATGATTATTCTGTGAGTCTGACACTCAAAGGCTTAGAGATTGAGTTGGTGAAAATCCAAACACTTCTTACATCCATTGATTTGTCGGGCAATAAATTCACAGGGGAGATCCCACAGTCAATTGGAAAACTTAAATCACTTAAGTTGCTCAACTTGTCTCACAATCAACTCACAGGAAATATTCAACCATCATTGGGGAATTTGAGCAATTTGGAATCTTTAGACCTCTCTTCAAATCTTCTTGTTGGAAGGATTCCAATGCAGTTGACATATCTgacatttttggaagtgtttcggGTTTCAAATAATCAACTTGAAGGACCTATACCTGAAGGAAAGCAGTTCAACACATTCGATAGCATTTCATATGAAGGAAATTTGGGATTGTGCGGATTTCCGCTAGAAAAATGTGACAATGGGGAGAGGCAACAACCAGCAGCATCAAAAGAAATTGATTCCAAGTCTAAAATTGGATTTGGTTGGAAAGTTGTATCGGCAGGGTATGGATGTGGAGTAATATTTGGTATTGCAATGGGATATGTTGTGTTTAAAACAAGAAAACCTGCATGGGTTGTGAGGATGGTTGAAGGTGAAGGGCATCGAAAGTTAAAAAGATTTAGCAATTAA
- the LOC131173027 gene encoding vegetative cell wall protein gp1-like, translating into MGTPSSLPTNPNPSPSPPLPQSPPPQTPPLPQSPPPQSPPLPPSQIPPLIPPTPLSPQTEPQNETPILDTHSPEPAPTQTKTKGKTKRAAGRPKETPVEKQK; encoded by the coding sequence ATGGGTACTCCATCCTCATTGcccacaaaccctaaccccagccccAGTCCGCCATTACCTCAGTCACCGCCACCACAGACGCCGCCATTACCTCAATCACCACCACCTCAGTCACCACCACTACCCCCAAGCCAAATACCACCTCTCATTCCGCCGACTCCCCTCTCGCCGCAAACCGAACCGCAAAATGAAACACCAATTCTCGACACCCATTCCCCAGAACCTGCGCCTACTCAAACAAAAACCAAAGGCAAAACTAAAAGGGCCGCAGGTAGACCCAAGGAAACCCCTGTCGAAAAACAGAAATGA